The stretch of DNA ATTTGTCTTTCCAGATCTCCTTCATTTTGTTCAATATTGAAGATGCCTGGGCTGTTCTTCACCGAACTTCTGCATTTGAGCCATCCTCTGTAGTCCGTGAACCCCACTATTTAAATTGCTTTACATTTTCGAACGGTTTATTGTTAATGATGATTGGCGTTGTGATTCTGTTGTGATCATTACTCATaaactttgttttttaaattccacATCAAATTTACGTGATGCTTGGTTGAGTTTCAAAGCAAGACTCTGTAGTTCTTCTTCTGCTGTTCCTGCTACACAGTCAATGTCATCTGCGAATCTCAGGTTGGTGATGGTTTTACCTCCAATTGATGCTGAACCTTTATGGTCATGAAGTGCTTCATAATTTGTTCGACAAATATATTGGATAAGATTTGGGAGAGTACGCAGACTTGTCGGACTCCtatttttagtatagtcatttcatctgttacgtttttattagctcttgtgtgctctCTCCAGAACAAAATCCAGTAGTATCGTCTGGAAATAGCACTAGCTTTAGATCTTCGTGACTTTACTGATGTCATTAATACatagattgaacagttttggtcccagtattgacccctggggtactccgcgcaatacagtatatttaagcttgcagatgtatattctcctagcttcacatattcctgtttgctaagtagctttttaccagttcaaaactaaccctctgattctatacatttctagtttttttcattaggatattgtgattaattgtatcaaaagcttttgtcaaatccataaatactgcagctgcgcacttTCTGCGGTttatagcgttggtaatttcctccgtAATTTCGGAAGTTGAAATGATAGCATTGTATCCATATTGGCTGTCTGCAAGTAAGTCAATCTTGTTCATAAATCTGTCCAACCTGTTGTCGAATAGCTTTTCCTGATCTTCCTGAAAATTGTTgcaataaggaaactggtcagtAGTTTGTGAATTCATGCTtgttttcatttgatgtttGAAAATTGGTACTACTGGAGCTATTTTCATCTTGTTTGGAAATataccagtctgaaatgataagttactgatgtaTGTCAGCGGTTCTGCGATGTCATCTCTTTGTGATCATGTCCATttcaattccattacaatcatttaatgtttttgctttacttttattgacaatatcaataatttccttttttgtcacatcagtgaggaacatggagttgGGATTCCTGTCTATGATTTCATTCCCTTCCTCCACTGACAAGAAATCGTGGATCTTTTCTTCCAGGGTTGgcccaatatttacaaagtagttattcATCCTTTCAGCTACCTCATTCATGTCATCATTTTTGGAATTTCCATCCGTGAAATattgagggtagtctgctttcttaccATTCCTAATAATACTGTTTAGGATGCCCCAAGCAgctctaatgttgtttttattctagtctagtgactataatattctttctTACACACTATCAAAATgtctgttaacttgtttttacacatcctatacattttttctgcttctttagttttttgtatcataaatctcctatataatgtgtttttcttctttcggGCATTTTGCAGTctctttgtcatccatggctgatttaTATTCTTTTGCTTATTAGACATTTCTCTCAGCGGACAGTGCTTATTGTGTTCATATGCTTCATGTacacccgcctctcgcccaaagtcagctgggataggctccagcatacctcccctaccctagtaaggataagcagcatggatagatggatagttgtgttgttatcaaaaTCAATTGTGAGTGTATTATCAATTAGCATTGCGCAATGTTCTGTTATCctgcttggtctggtgattttaggatatagactcaaGCTGTTCATTGTATCTATGTAGTTCTATCTATTATCCTTATGTGGATtcagaagatcaatattgaCGTCTCCACATTTGAAGATTATTTTTTGGCTGATGTCTGCGAAGGTTGCTTTGATCCAGTCCTCGGACCTTTCAGTTCCTAACGTGGTTCTTATGTTCTTCTCACCATAGTACGTGCTATGTTCTTCTCACCATAGTACGTGTTATGTTCTTCTCACCATAGtacgtcaagtgtttgttcttcaaatgccgtagtAAAtttaagctttttaacgtgccacCCCAGAGAGATATTTCTTGTTGCATGTTTTGCGGGGTGCAAAATTGATATCACTCTCACAGCTGGCAAGTAAGTGCCACGCAGCaggcatgtttgttttgggtttggcacgcctgcgcagtgtgaaggaaagtgggcgggggacGCTCGCTACAGACTGCATGCTGCAGTAggacgagccacaggtgatcggcttttgtgatcaccattgaaaggcatttatcagcaaacgtggatcacatgctttttcacaaaaaaaaaaacggcctatATTGATTGGTGGCtgatcgattggagcatccctaatttccACATTTTTAACAGTACAAACATCTGTATAATACAGCTTGTCTCccattgtatttattcatttttgttttttaatttaaaaaatcatatttataagaaataatatataataatgaatataatttAGCTCTATATATTCTAGTATCTTTTTCAAATTtgtcagattatttttttatatatttctattcataatactgtatatccgTATAATACACTTAACATAATTCACTGTATCACTGTATTataatgatgtattttttttatttcttaataatgtattaattattgTAATTACTGTTATCTTTTAACGGGGTTTTTgcttattatttaaattattatttaagtaCAGAATTATTGATCATTCTTAATGATTTCTTagaaaacattcaaaatatagcCATacaatacacttttctcaaattgtatttcattttttaactgAACAAAATGGTACTATATTTTAGCCCCtctttttaataattttgtagcattttccattcattttttaaaagtttatttttattaataatatccAGGATCAGTGTAATTGACTTATCATTCATTATAAAttccatatattttttttaattaattactaaaaTCATTTTATATCCTTTTTACTTCAGtgacataattattatttatatgatattaattaataaaaagaattagccttatatactgtatataaaagacCCGTataattttgttactaatatttTATCAGACGTTTGTTATTTAAGTCAATAATTAATTAGCATTTTGAATAATGAAttctttgcaaaaaaaagaataaaataaaataataatgtgggAAGGACAAAATTATTTTGAATTAAAAATATCTATTGATATTACTTTATGCAGACGCTTTTTTGGCACTGAATGGAGGAACATCTGCAGGAAATTCCTTGTATTTGTTTAGTTCGGTAATGTGTGACGGACAGTTAATATTTAACACTGCAGTGCGGCTGCCTGCTTCATTTGTACTCAACTCAAAAGTATTATTGGCACGTTCATTCTGCCCTCTAGCGGCCACATGTTGTTATGAACACCATTACGCTTTTTCcccattcattttacattttatttgacaattgaaaaaaaaaatacttacagtattacagtaCGTTAATATAGAATAAGGAATTCAGTGTGAAGCAGGCGTACATCAATTCAACGATACAAAGATGAAGGAAGCTATCATATGAATATAAACTCTCATGTGCAAACATTCCAGTTTCACGTGGAGGTGACGTGCAACACCTCAGGACGTTTTGTTGACACCtgcacagacaaaaaaaaaaacaatattacctTTTCATATCATGCTAACCATTAGATGTCAAAATACCTGTATGTGCGGATCGATGTTTTCTAGGTGTGGCCTAAAAGTTTCATCTCTGTAAGTGCCCTCCATTCCTAAATTCAAGAAGGAACATGATTGGAATTATTGTTGAAAATTAAAGTGACAAACATTTCTAGAGAATTGTTAAGACAAACTGCACACAAATGGCAGGCAATCTCCAGATACCATGCAagcatgccccctagtggcaaCGGGAAACAAAAATCTAAACTCATACTAACaccaggtgtccaaagtgcagccctaaTTGGCCCTGATATGCTGCTTATTTATCACGGTCCATTTCATAGGACGATACCATCTTTTACCTTGATAATGTTGGACTGGGAATGCAGCCAATGTTTATCTGCATTTTACGATGTCTAATTAcacttcacttttcattttcactttccttttctttgaggCAATGCAAttagaagagtctgcctcacgtTTGAGagaatgaagggaaaaaagttcacaaaaaaaacagaaaattatgtaattttcaTACAGTATTAATCATTAATGGGAGTGCGTACGTAGCCATGAAAGGTCTGAACACGAATaatggtttttttgttgttgtcattttacaaaatggATGTCCCCCAGttagatttttcagtatgcaggcctcggtggaaaaagtttggacactcctgtagtatcagagtaaagttgtaatttcacaaaaataaagtgccaTTATTTTTGGGAGGGGGAACAAGTcttaattgtacaagaataaatgtCCATAATTTTCGGAGAAAAAAAGAGGTTAAAGATGTAGTATTAAAAGAAAAGTCTTCATGTCACAATGaatgagttgtgtttttattcgggaacatttcctaattttttttattttcgtgGGGTGTGTAAAAaactcgtaattttatgagaataaagacagatttttttttttaaagagagaaTCAtcttaatttcacaagaattaCGTTTTATTGGGAGGGGGGGAGGATTGCCACATTTCATaaagataaagttgtaatttttgagagaaaaaaactcctataagaataaaattgtatttttgtgtctgTAAAAGCTGTAATGTCTGGACAAAAAGAATAGTAATAGTCATATGGGGATAATGTCGTAATGTAACGTGACTAAAGTGGTATTTTTTTAAGAGAAGGAAAAATCCAAATCTTATGAGACGAAAGCCATATTTAAAGTcaaggtcatgttttttttttagaatttttttttaaacttatgactaaaattataatattatcagaataaattaaagatttttctaaaaaaaaaatcaatttcaaGACTTTAAAGAAAGTTTATTGTTGAaagtcttgattttttttttctttgttttttttttttatagttgtaATCTTGTGGGACCAAAAAAATCTTTCCAATTCATAATTTTACGTCGATAGATTTTCCTGaagaaaagttgtacatttttaagaataaactttcatattaaaaaaaaaaagttgtaacattatgggACTAAAATTGCTTGagaattttgtttatttaaaaaaaaaagttagaatctTATGTGGCTAAAATCATAATCTTGTATGAATAAAGTCAGATTTTCCCGAGTAAAAGTTATATTCTTTCAAGAATAAACTTTTATCTTTCAAGATAAAAGTTATAATCTCATAGGAATAAATTCTTAATTTAAAGATTTAGAAAAACGAGTCTTCGAGAATTAGGGCTGGCAAATGATAACATcttttaaaatcaaattaatcccagttttctaattaattaatcatgattaatcaccatttgcaactacagtatgtttgaaatatgcccatttttactgcattttctACACAAAAAggtcaacaaacaaaaagatgacagcacacaattatatatatatttatatactatatatatatatttgtatgtatcaacagctccaaatgaactgaagagttaactcaagctaaaagatagcacacacatctgaaaatctatttgcggAACACTACTCTCTTtgataggccgcacggtggatgagtggttagcatgttggccacacagtcaggagatcaggaagacctgggtttgaatctccgttgggcatctctgtgtggagtttgcatgttctccccgtgcgtgtgtgggtttcctcccacattccaaaaaacatgcattttaggttaattggcgactaaattgtccataggtatgaatgtgactttgtctatatgtgccctgcgagtggccggcgaccagtccagggtgtaccccgcctcccgcccaaagtcagctggaataggctcctccagcatgcccgcgatcctaattaggataagcggcatagaaaacagatggatggatagtctctttaatagtagcacaacatttgaatcacactttaaccgtgttatttaTTACAAGCCATGAAGAATTACATTCTACGACACCGAGTAATTTAAGTTGAAGtcgcatgttttgagtgtagatgtattttctgagatttcccagcatacttaaatgcatcaaattgtacttccgcagtaagattAGTGattgataagaatatccacttattgcttttctttgtatttctgtttatctTTGGAATGGTCCACCAGGTATTTTTTATATTGCCAAAGTCTTGTAAGATGTGGAGTACCTGTGTCTGTGAAGTCAAAGTAATCTTCTTCAAAATCTAAGAATCCGGGTAAATGACTTTTATTCCTGAAAACACAATTTGATCTTTGTCAGGCAAAAAGGACAAATGTATTTATCACTTTATTGATTTCTTTATATCTGCAGAGTGAAAGCAATTTTTTGGACTAACTCACCAGGAACCAGAATGTCTCTTTTTGACCAGGAAGACAACAAGAAGGACAATCAGGACAAGCAGCAGGGCTCCTGCAAGCGACCCAAACAAAGCTCCATAGAAGCCAGGACCCCAACGGACGAGCTGGCATTGCTGACCGTAGTACTGCCTGATGTTTGACCCATAGCACCTGTGAGACCAAAATACACTTACAAGCAAGCACCGGCCAATTGACTGTGGCATGGTGTTGATAAGAGTGGAGGCCGTTATGTGAGGTGAGGCAATTGTTAAAGTTCGCAAAAAAGCAGGCGAATATTTGTGTCTAATCGAGCGGAGGCCACTACTTGAGGTGAGGCGTTTATATGTTGACGTGGACAAAGCCTTTTTGTTTGAGGCGCGGCATCTGTCAGAGTGGAGACAAGTATCTGAGGTGACACCTTTTATATTTTAAGTGGATGATATCTATTTGATCGCAGGCCACTATCCAGGATTGGCATTTGTGGATGACACATTGGCATTTAATCATATATTAATTACAGTGAAGACTATTATATGAAGTGAGGCATTTATTCAAGTGGACACCTGGTAATTAATTGTGTCTTGGCAATTAGTAGAGCCGAGGCCACTCTCTGAGATTGACGCTGAAGTGGATGACGACACACCAAGCATTTAACTGTGGCATGGCATCTATTAGAGGGGAGACCACTGTCTGAGGTTTATTTGAAAAAGGAGATGACAGCTGTCGACGGAttgtgtccagtgagtgtatCAGGTACTACCTGCAAACAGCTCCTCTGTGAATATCATTAAGACATTCCCCGTGTGAACTGCAGTAGTCAGGTGACGTCTTGCACGGTCCAACACACTGCCACTGACCTTCAACCACCTCAGCGGAGTAATTAGAAAACGCTGAGCAGCTAACAAAAGGCTGCATGTCCGTGATGTCTGGTGGACAAATGCAATATGTAGGTTATATTAAAGAAGCCTAAATAAAGAGTGTAACACTTAAGTAGACTTACTGTTGATCTCAGGTGGCCCGGAGACGACCTCCTTCAGCTGCACACTTGTGTTACCAAAGGCCTGAGATATCTGACTGATGTTGTCATTCAGGATTTGGGTCAAGGTGCCATTTAGGTGAATGTTGAGCCACTGTATTTGGGTCTGGTTGTTCTTATAGGAGTACTCAGcttggcttgtggcggccacaCCACGCGGTCTGCAGCAGAGGGGCGAGAAATGGAGGCGCATAGACTTGAAACAGAAAGCAACCCGCAGGAGAAAGCCTCCGACAATGCCATGACTTACACTCCGGGGTCGGCTTTGTTCAACAGAGATTTCATCTAGATGAATGACACGACAGATGAGACCTTTGCATTATTATTACCGAAACTCCATTCATAGGATTGATACCTTCTTTATTAACGTGTTGACCAACTGGAGTTTGATGCTCTGATCGAGCCCTCTCACTCGCCTTGCTGCAATAATACCTCCTGGTCTGTAGCAGACAAAGACAAGGCCAATGAAAACGCCTTAAATTGAATTCACTTGCATGATTTCATGAGTAAACTTACGATAACTTGACCACTTCTACTTTTTCAAAAGCTTGGGGGTCGGCTTCTTTGCATAGGGCTTCAAGCTGAAAGAAATGGTGTTGAAGGATGTTACTAAGGTacagatcatccatccatccgttttctatgccgctgcgggagcctatcccagttgactttgggcgagaggccgggCCGGGGCcggtaccggtccgtgggcggggccaaactgggccgaggaaacctttcaggtgcaacga from Dunckerocampus dactyliophorus isolate RoL2022-P2 chromosome 8, RoL_Ddac_1.1, whole genome shotgun sequence encodes:
- the LOC129186245 gene encoding uncharacterized protein LOC129186245, with the protein product MATSDRTSASTKPQCREEDCQCAAGKKCMFSEELGSCHCLCSNNTYGDTCTYGQNYTSPDIDSGAIPTRKANITLDIKITFLDAYHDLSSPESLDFINKLIKELEALCKEADPQAFEKVEVVKLSPGGIIAARRVRGLDQSIKLQLVNTLIKKMKSLLNKADPGVPRGVAATSQAEYSYKNNQTQIQWLNIHLNGTLTQILNDNISQISQAFGNTSVQLKEVVSGPPEINNITDMQPFVSCSAFSNYSAEVVEGQWQCVGPCKTSPDYCSSHGECLNDIHRGAVCRCYGSNIRQYYGQQCQLVRWGPGFYGALFGSLAGALLLVLIVLLVVFLVKKRHSGSWNKSHLPGFLDFEEDYFDFTDTGTPHLTRLWQYKKYLVDHSKDKQKYKEKQ